One genomic segment of Solidesulfovibrio magneticus RS-1 includes these proteins:
- a CDS encoding thiamine pyrophosphate-dependent dehydrogenase E1 component subunit alpha: MKSETMLALYRSMLRIRRVQERIESLYLQDAMKTPVHLCIGQEAIAAGICLALEPDDSIQSNHRGHGHYLAKGGDLKAMIAELHCKATGCSGGFGGSMHLVDVAAGHLGSSSIVGGGIPIGTGIGLAMRMRRTSQVSVVFFGDGAADEGVLYESLNFAMLKRLSVIFVLEDNRWAVCSPRDSRQTGDNVFLRGADPDRLFTARLDGNDAEIVHETARAAVARGRSGAGPSLLVCDTYRIMGHAGCKAQEPSGYRDACEIDAWSDKCPVALYRAKLASRGILDEPTEAAMEATIAAEITEAFDFAAQSPLPHDGDLHKHLFSE; this comes from the coding sequence GTGAAAAGCGAGACGATGCTCGCCCTGTACCGTTCCATGCTGCGCATCCGGCGCGTTCAGGAACGGATCGAGTCCTTGTATCTGCAAGACGCCATGAAGACTCCGGTGCATCTGTGCATCGGTCAGGAAGCCATCGCCGCCGGTATCTGCCTGGCTCTTGAACCCGACGACTCCATTCAGAGCAACCACCGCGGCCACGGCCACTATCTGGCCAAGGGCGGTGACCTCAAGGCCATGATCGCCGAGTTGCACTGCAAGGCCACGGGCTGCTCTGGCGGCTTCGGCGGCTCCATGCATCTGGTCGACGTCGCGGCAGGACACCTCGGCAGCTCCTCCATCGTAGGCGGCGGCATCCCCATTGGCACGGGCATAGGTCTGGCTATGCGGATGCGTCGCACCAGCCAGGTCAGCGTGGTCTTTTTCGGCGACGGCGCGGCCGACGAGGGCGTGCTGTACGAAAGCCTCAACTTCGCCATGCTCAAGCGTCTGTCCGTGATTTTCGTCCTGGAGGACAACCGCTGGGCCGTATGCTCCCCACGCGACTCGCGCCAGACCGGTGACAACGTCTTCCTGCGCGGGGCCGATCCAGACCGGCTCTTTACCGCCCGTCTGGACGGCAACGACGCCGAGATCGTCCACGAGACCGCCCGGGCGGCCGTGGCCCGGGGCCGATCGGGTGCCGGCCCGTCGCTTTTGGTGTGCGACACCTACCGCATCATGGGACACGCCGGCTGCAAGGCCCAGGAGCCTTCCGGCTATCGCGACGCCTGCGAAATCGACGCATGGTCCGATAAATGCCCGGTGGCCCTGTACCGGGCCAAGCTTGCCTCCCGAGGCATCCTGGACGAGCCCACCGAAGCGGCCATGGAAGCGACGATCGCGGCGGAAATCACCGAGGCCTTCGACTTTGCGGCCCAAAG